A genomic region of Pseudomonas sp. RSB 5.4 contains the following coding sequences:
- a CDS encoding RNA-binding protein, with translation MANFKLFNTQSKQLPACDTLNASGASAYAYTPKHQLAQLAVTGCLNQTFYASAESQLDQVLKLVAELDSRFVAKAAVYARQKGHMKDMPALLLAALTANRSTLVPEVFEQVIDSGKMLRNYVQILRSGATGRKSLGSQPKRLVQNWLNGATERQLLQASIGNQPSLADVVKMVHPKPAEAWREAFFAWLIGKPVDVQALPELTRDLLAFRSGASREVPAVPFQLLGNEILSKEQWAAQACNMGWQGLRINLNTLARHGAFEVPGCVDYVAARLADPQEVAKARVYPYQLLAAYRMVGDNVPLQIREALQDALELSLANVPKLEGAVVVCPDVSGSMGSPATGYRQGATTAVRCIDVAALVAAAVLRKQPAARVMPFEVKVVDIQLNPRDSVISNAEKLAAAFGGGTNCSAPLKKLADSKARVDTLILVSDNESWIDTRRQGASETMRQWERIKQINPQARLVCIDIQPGYATQAADRDDILNVGGFSDAVFDVVEQFTSGRYGAQHWVEAIENMQ, from the coding sequence ATGGCCAACTTCAAACTCTTCAACACGCAATCGAAGCAACTGCCAGCCTGCGACACTTTGAATGCTTCGGGTGCCTCGGCATATGCCTACACCCCGAAGCATCAACTGGCTCAACTGGCAGTCACCGGTTGCCTGAACCAGACGTTTTACGCCAGCGCTGAAAGTCAGCTGGATCAAGTGTTGAAGCTGGTGGCTGAACTCGACAGCCGTTTCGTGGCGAAGGCTGCTGTCTACGCTCGCCAAAAGGGCCACATGAAAGACATGCCGGCGTTGCTGCTCGCGGCGTTAACGGCGAACCGTTCGACGTTGGTACCTGAGGTGTTTGAACAAGTGATCGACAGCGGCAAGATGTTGCGCAACTACGTGCAGATCCTGCGCAGTGGCGCCACCGGACGCAAATCCCTCGGTTCGCAACCCAAACGTCTGGTGCAGAACTGGCTGAACGGCGCGACCGAGCGTCAACTGCTACAAGCGTCGATTGGCAACCAGCCATCGCTGGCGGACGTGGTGAAGATGGTTCACCCAAAGCCGGCTGAGGCCTGGCGCGAAGCGTTCTTCGCCTGGCTGATCGGCAAACCGGTGGATGTGCAGGCATTGCCCGAGTTGACCCGTGATTTGCTGGCATTTCGCAGCGGTGCGAGTCGCGAAGTCCCCGCGGTACCGTTTCAACTGCTCGGCAACGAAATTCTGAGCAAAGAGCAATGGGCGGCGCAGGCCTGCAACATGGGCTGGCAGGGGTTGCGCATCAACCTCAACACCCTGGCGCGGCATGGCGCGTTCGAGGTTCCGGGTTGCGTCGATTACGTGGCAGCGCGACTTGCAGATCCGCAAGAAGTGGCAAAGGCGCGGGTTTATCCATACCAGTTGCTGGCGGCTTATCGGATGGTTGGCGATAACGTACCGCTGCAGATCCGCGAGGCATTGCAGGACGCACTTGAGTTGTCGCTGGCCAACGTGCCGAAGCTGGAAGGCGCGGTGGTGGTTTGCCCGGACGTCTCGGGTTCGATGGGCAGCCCGGCGACCGGTTATCGTCAGGGTGCAACCACCGCAGTGCGTTGCATCGATGTGGCGGCATTGGTCGCGGCAGCGGTGTTGCGCAAACAGCCGGCGGCGCGGGTGATGCCGTTCGAAGTGAAGGTGGTGGATATCCAGCTCAACCCACGGGACAGCGTGATCAGCAACGCGGAGAAACTGGCCGCGGCCTTTGGCGGCGGCACCAATTGCTCGGCGCCGCTGAAGAAACTGGCGGACAGCAAGGCCAGGGTCGATACGCTGATTCTGGTATCGGACAACGAGTCCTGGATCGACACGCGGCGCCAGGGTGCCAGTGAGACCATGCGCCAGTGGGAGCGCATCAAGCAGATCAACCCGCAGGCGCGGCTGGTGTGCATCGATATCCAGCCGGGTTATGCAACGCAGGCGGCGGACCGCGATGACATTCTGAATGTCGGCGGTTTCAGCGATGCAGTGTTCGATGTGGTCGAGCAGTTCACCAGCGGCCGTTACGGCGCGCAGCACTGGGTCGAAGCAATCGAGAATATGCAATGA
- the rtcR gene encoding RNA repair transcriptional activator RtcR yields the protein MPNKRTVAIGFIGATLDRVGKGANRWSHWRPSVGLCQQPDVLIHRLELIHGIDARDISLAERVRADIQQVSPETEVHLRPMALRNPWDFEEVYGALHDFTTAYSFDTEHEDYLVHITTGTHVAQICWFLLTEARYLPARLIQTSPARRKSEDEQATGTHALIDLDLSRYDRIASRFANKRLEGLEFLKSGIATRNTAFNRSIEQIERVAVRSKAPMLLIGPTGAGKSFLARRIYELKRSRHQMQGRFVEVNCATLRGDGAMSALFGHVKGAFTGAQNARDGLLRAADGGMLFLDEIGELGADEQAMLLKAIEEKRFFPLGSDKEVDSDFLIIAGTHRDLRSRVAEGLFREDLYARINLWTFDLPGLAGRREDIEPNIDFELERHARDHGQLVRFNLEARRRYLAFASSREAAWLGNFRELSASITRMATLADSGRIDEAQVQEEIDRLRYAWGLTQADGMSDELPGDAESMDLFDRLQLKAVLDVCRQADSLSDAGRRLFGVSRQAKAQPNDADRLRKYLSRFGIEWADLQAAKS from the coding sequence ATGCCAAACAAACGCACCGTCGCCATCGGTTTTATCGGCGCCACCCTGGACCGCGTTGGCAAGGGCGCCAATCGCTGGAGCCATTGGCGGCCGAGCGTGGGCCTGTGCCAACAACCGGATGTGCTGATCCATCGCCTGGAATTGATTCACGGCATCGACGCGCGCGACATCAGCCTCGCTGAACGGGTTCGCGCCGATATCCAGCAGGTCTCGCCGGAAACCGAAGTCCACCTGCGCCCCATGGCACTGCGCAATCCGTGGGATTTCGAAGAGGTCTACGGCGCCCTGCATGACTTCACAACGGCCTACAGCTTCGATACCGAACATGAGGACTATCTGGTTCACATCACCACCGGCACCCACGTCGCGCAGATTTGCTGGTTCCTGCTGACCGAAGCACGCTATCTGCCGGCGCGCCTGATCCAGACCTCCCCCGCCCGACGCAAAAGCGAAGATGAACAAGCCACCGGCACCCACGCCCTGATCGACCTCGACCTGTCGCGCTATGACCGCATCGCCTCGCGTTTCGCCAACAAACGCCTCGAAGGCCTGGAGTTCTTGAAGTCCGGCATCGCCACCCGTAACACGGCGTTCAACCGCTCCATCGAACAGATAGAGCGCGTCGCGGTGCGCTCCAAGGCGCCCATGCTGCTGATCGGCCCGACCGGCGCCGGCAAATCGTTTCTCGCCCGACGCATCTACGAACTCAAGCGCAGTCGCCATCAAATGCAGGGCCGGTTTGTTGAGGTGAACTGCGCCACCCTGCGTGGCGACGGCGCGATGTCGGCATTGTTTGGTCACGTCAAAGGCGCTTTCACCGGCGCACAGAACGCCCGCGACGGCCTGCTACGGGCAGCGGACGGCGGCATGTTGTTTCTCGATGAAATCGGTGAGCTGGGCGCGGACGAACAGGCGATGCTGCTCAAGGCTATCGAAGAAAAGCGCTTCTTTCCGCTTGGCTCCGACAAGGAAGTCGACAGCGACTTCCTGATCATCGCCGGCACCCATCGCGACCTGCGCAGCCGCGTCGCCGAAGGCCTGTTCCGCGAAGATCTGTACGCGCGGATCAACCTCTGGACATTTGATTTGCCCGGCCTGGCCGGGCGCCGCGAAGACATCGAGCCCAACATCGATTTCGAACTGGAACGCCACGCCCGCGATCACGGCCAGCTAGTGCGCTTCAACCTCGAAGCACGGCGTCGCTACCTCGCCTTCGCCAGCTCTCGGGAAGCGGCATGGCTGGGCAACTTTCGCGAACTGTCAGCGTCGATTACCCGGATGGCCACACTGGCTGACAGCGGACGAATTGATGAGGCGCAAGTGCAGGAAGAAATCGATCGACTGCGTTATGCGTGGGGGCTGACGCAAGCGGACGGGATGTCGGATGAACTACCGGGAGACGCCGAAAGCATGGACCTGTTCGATCGGCTGCAATTGAAGGCGGTACTTGACGTATGCCGGCAGGCAGACAGCCTGTCGGATGCCGGGCGCAGATTGTTTGGGGTATCGCGCCAGGCCAAGGCGCAGCCGAATGATGCAGATCGCTTGAGAAAATACCTGAGCCGGTTCGGGATTGAATGGGCCGACTTGCAAGCCGCAAAATCATAG
- a CDS encoding RDD family protein: MEISNTSSEYQKPKNLAGLGRRWGGQIIDTLITYFLILFVGRLAEFIGLPPNVVAVLALGTGVLYYLFSDAMPNGQSLGKKLLGMSVIDERSYLNCNLYQSFIRNITTPFLNILDWIFIFFGSRKRLGDMLASTIVIRV; this comes from the coding sequence ATGGAAATCAGCAATACCAGCAGTGAATATCAAAAGCCCAAAAATCTCGCAGGGCTGGGCCGTCGCTGGGGCGGGCAGATCATCGATACATTGATCACCTACTTTTTGATCCTCTTCGTAGGGCGGCTGGCGGAGTTTATTGGTTTGCCGCCAAATGTGGTGGCTGTATTGGCTCTTGGAACGGGTGTGTTGTATTACCTGTTTTCCGACGCAATGCCCAACGGGCAAAGCCTGGGTAAGAAGCTGCTGGGGATGTCGGTGATTGATGAGCGTAGCTACTTGAACTGCAATCTGTATCAATCGTTCATCCGCAACATCACAACGCCGTTTCTGAATATCCTCGACTGGATTTTCATCTTCTTTGGCTCGCGCAAACGCTTGGGCGACATGCTTGCGTCGACAATTGTGATCCGCGTTTAG
- a CDS encoding MerR family transcriptional regulator, giving the protein MLEPSHNDELPVIPGKRYFTIGEVSELCAVKPHVLRYWEQEFPQLNPVKRRGNRRYYQRQDVLMIRQIRALLYDQGFTIGGARLRLSGDEAKDDTTQYKQMIRQMIAELEDVLVVLKK; this is encoded by the coding sequence TACCCGTCATCCCGGGCAAACGCTACTTCACCATTGGTGAAGTCAGCGAGCTGTGTGCAGTAAAGCCACACGTGCTGCGCTACTGGGAGCAGGAGTTTCCTCAACTCAACCCCGTCAAACGCCGCGGAAACCGCCGGTATTATCAGCGCCAGGATGTGCTGATGATCCGGCAGATCCGCGCGCTCCTTTACGATCAGGGTTTCACCATCGGCGGTGCGCGTCTGCGTTTGTCCGGCGATGAAGCCAAAGACGACACCACCCAATACAAGCAAATGATCCGCCAGATGATCGCTGAGCTTGAAGATGTACTGGTGGTTCTCAAGAAATAA